The following are encoded together in the candidate division KSB1 bacterium genome:
- a CDS encoding S8 family serine peptidase, whose amino-acid sequence MARKVTMVRRALLSLLTLMASGVLILTASRSGRTQSPADYSFTDKLFGKHFVFMPKPDEIMVRFAVKAKRLDRASAEAAVVQSRLTVVHEALARYDFGVYRLPAGSDLESVAAQLRASGTVQAICPVMIDQDGYTRYFMPDEFTVQFDERLPEAEMLAIIRNAGCRIVKKQWTPGYYTLSLPPDRELFATIREFMRLPQVKFAEPSYIGFNDFAFDPNDASYAQQWALRNTGATGGTADADIDAREAWDIERGDANVVVVIIDTGVDWDHPDLRPNILQNLGEDADGDGQTMELAGGNWVLDPGDLNGIDNDGNGRSDDLIGWDFDDDDNNPDDEGNHGTACAGIAAAVTDNAMGVAGVAHNCRILPLRINLTAGMNQNRADAINYAAAMSANYDGMVLSCSWIASGDVTALRSAIVNAKNDGVVVCFAAGNFDETSVRFPARVEAAIAVGATSECDERKSPTSCDGETAWGSNRGDSLDIAAPGVHIFTTDRAGADGYDAGDYVSDFNGTSSATPHVAGAAALLLSYDPSLTPDEVQDILQVSADRVGGYNYNHDATRPGHSLELGYGRLNVNRALQELIARKVITLQPEPVDIALSIDRSGSMTPPKLSAARNAAAQVVRLMNIGDRVAVTSYDHNVFVNFNLANITSEAVKDNAIAAINAITAGGATSIGGGLVTAQGQFLLAVPPHYPQAIILMSDGMSNTAPWVRQVTPLLPGSTDVYTIGFATSGVDIDEDSLQYIAGMTGGQYFFAGADGLGAAPAPHGKQDEPGLITSATGGLELIKSYQASLNIASGRQMMRHVSRKYYQDQYSDSVFVDASVDEMRFSFLLDSKPATLLFELRTPGGKTIDPGVAAGDPLIDYLEDATLASYTVRKPERGLWLVVARAARVGKMFLSASGYSHLKGILTVEEFGLRLPLLVQLRLIERGLPVLKSQVRGQLGLPNNQFLPFQLFDDGKHRDGQPNDGIYGNSIFASATGGLLEGGSYTVETTATGFSNLSGDFYTRYNVASVFIPFKRERHPIRVSLPNSIALPKRLVRIPIQINNDVFGRDLGSFAAGIRFDPGILQPTGKFDTRNTMLNAAWAVDLNTAQPGLLEMKASGPALEGNGVLLHLLFEVTGKLDERTPLAFSHFEFNGGAEPVETSDGSFTVGSTFLERTVTLNKPKGWSLTSLPVESIEPSLRGLFPKAQAAFKFVPGEGYQAIDQLEPATGFWLSLSEGSSATVTGLPVAEAGYQLAKGWNLIGGLYDQAARPQTKPANAIQAMFRFIPQTGYVATTEVLPGEAVWVSCAQPCSLWLSQAINAAAPPAIAGELAWEATITATGQESGAAVNVSSVVIGAGTSGTGTLPAPPTAPQFTTNLQLWELNFTGGPFAKDTRAINTPESKWVLEVDPHGNVPPPTPRSTTVSWDAGRLGAGTWELRDGFDGTGALRIADMKSTTSFVVTGTSAQYFTIIYKPVLTGVQEGQDETPLPDRFALHQNYPNPFNPETAIRYDLPQASEVSIRLYNVTGQLVRTLVSGRFPAGVHVVRWDGRNDHGQRVGAGVYFYSLKTAAFQQRRKMVLLP is encoded by the coding sequence ATGGCAAGGAAAGTGACCATGGTGCGGCGGGCGTTGTTGAGTTTGCTGACGCTGATGGCAAGCGGTGTGCTGATTCTCACCGCGAGCCGCAGTGGCCGCACGCAGAGCCCGGCCGATTACTCCTTTACCGACAAGTTGTTCGGCAAGCACTTCGTTTTCATGCCCAAACCGGATGAAATCATGGTGCGTTTTGCCGTCAAGGCAAAAAGGCTCGACCGTGCGAGCGCGGAGGCGGCTGTGGTGCAAAGTCGTCTGACCGTGGTGCATGAGGCCCTTGCGCGTTATGATTTTGGCGTGTACCGTCTGCCCGCCGGCAGCGATCTGGAGTCCGTGGCCGCGCAGCTCCGCGCCAGCGGAACGGTGCAGGCAATTTGTCCGGTGATGATCGATCAGGACGGCTATACGCGCTATTTCATGCCGGATGAGTTCACCGTGCAATTCGATGAGCGGCTGCCGGAGGCGGAAATGCTGGCGATCATCCGCAATGCCGGCTGCAGGATCGTGAAGAAGCAGTGGACGCCGGGCTATTACACGCTCAGCCTGCCGCCGGATCGGGAGCTGTTTGCAACCATCCGGGAATTCATGCGGCTGCCACAGGTGAAATTCGCCGAGCCCAGCTACATCGGCTTCAATGATTTTGCCTTTGATCCCAACGACGCCTCCTATGCCCAGCAATGGGCGCTGCGCAACACCGGCGCCACCGGCGGCACGGCCGATGCCGACATCGATGCGCGCGAGGCCTGGGATATCGAGCGCGGCGACGCCAACGTGGTGGTGGTGATCATCGACACCGGCGTGGACTGGGATCATCCCGATCTGCGGCCCAACATTCTGCAGAATCTCGGCGAGGATGCCGATGGCGACGGCCAGACCATGGAGCTGGCGGGCGGCAATTGGGTGCTGGATCCCGGGGACTTGAACGGCATCGACAATGACGGCAACGGCCGCAGCGATGATCTCATCGGCTGGGACTTCGACGATGACGACAACAATCCCGATGATGAGGGTAATCACGGCACCGCCTGCGCCGGCATCGCCGCCGCAGTGACCGACAATGCCATGGGCGTGGCCGGTGTGGCGCACAATTGCCGCATTCTGCCGCTGCGCATCAATCTCACCGCAGGCATGAATCAGAATCGCGCCGATGCCATCAACTATGCCGCCGCCATGTCGGCGAATTACGACGGCATGGTGTTGAGCTGCAGTTGGATTGCCAGCGGCGATGTCACCGCGCTGCGCAGTGCCATCGTCAACGCCAAAAACGACGGCGTGGTGGTTTGCTTTGCCGCCGGCAATTTCGATGAAACTTCGGTACGCTTCCCGGCGCGCGTGGAGGCCGCGATTGCGGTGGGCGCCACCAGCGAGTGCGACGAACGCAAGAGTCCCACAAGCTGTGATGGCGAGACTGCCTGGGGCAGCAACCGGGGCGACAGCCTGGACATCGCCGCGCCCGGCGTGCACATTTTCACCACCGACCGCGCCGGTGCCGACGGTTACGATGCCGGCGATTATGTCAGTGATTTCAACGGCACCTCATCTGCCACGCCGCATGTGGCCGGCGCCGCCGCCCTGCTGCTCTCCTATGATCCTTCACTCACGCCCGATGAAGTGCAGGACATCTTGCAAGTCAGTGCCGATCGCGTGGGCGGTTACAACTACAACCATGACGCCACCCGGCCGGGCCATTCACTGGAACTGGGCTATGGCCGGCTGAATGTCAATCGCGCGCTGCAGGAGCTGATCGCCCGCAAAGTCATCACCCTGCAGCCGGAGCCGGTGGACATTGCGCTGTCGATCGACCGCTCGGGCAGCATGACGCCGCCCAAGCTGAGCGCGGCGCGCAACGCGGCCGCGCAAGTGGTGCGTCTCATGAACATCGGCGACCGCGTGGCCGTCACCAGCTATGATCACAACGTGTTCGTCAATTTCAATCTTGCCAACATCACTTCGGAAGCAGTGAAAGACAATGCCATTGCCGCCATCAATGCCATCACCGCCGGCGGGGCCACTTCGATCGGCGGCGGTTTGGTCACTGCGCAAGGCCAGTTTCTGCTCGCGGTGCCGCCGCATTACCCGCAGGCCATCATCCTGATGTCGGACGGCATGAGCAACACCGCGCCGTGGGTGCGCCAGGTGACGCCGCTGCTGCCGGGCAGCACCGATGTCTATACCATCGGCTTTGCCACCTCCGGGGTGGACATCGATGAAGATTCGCTGCAATACATCGCCGGCATGACGGGCGGGCAGTATTTCTTTGCCGGCGCCGACGGGCTGGGTGCCGCACCAGCGCCCCACGGCAAGCAGGATGAGCCCGGGCTCATCACCAGCGCCACCGGCGGCCTGGAGTTGATCAAGAGCTATCAAGCTTCCCTGAATATCGCCTCCGGCCGGCAGATGATGCGGCATGTTTCCAGAAAATACTACCAGGACCAGTACAGCGACAGCGTGTTCGTCGATGCTTCGGTGGATGAAATGCGCTTCAGTTTTCTACTCGACAGCAAACCGGCGACGCTGCTGTTCGAGCTGCGCACGCCCGGCGGCAAGACAATTGATCCCGGCGTCGCCGCGGGTGATCCTTTGATTGACTATCTCGAAGACGCCACGCTCGCCTCCTACACCGTGCGCAAGCCCGAACGCGGCTTGTGGCTGGTGGTGGCGCGTGCCGCGCGAGTGGGAAAGATGTTTCTCTCTGCCTCGGGGTATTCTCATCTCAAAGGCATACTGACCGTGGAGGAGTTCGGGCTGCGGCTGCCGTTGCTGGTGCAACTGCGGCTGATCGAGCGCGGCCTGCCGGTGTTGAAATCGCAGGTGCGCGGCCAACTCGGGTTGCCCAACAACCAGTTTCTCCCCTTCCAGCTTTTCGATGACGGCAAGCATCGCGACGGCCAGCCGAATGACGGCATCTATGGCAACAGTATTTTCGCCAGTGCCACCGGCGGCCTGTTGGAGGGCGGCAGCTACACCGTCGAAACCACGGCCACCGGCTTCAGCAACCTCAGCGGCGATTTCTACACCCGTTACAACGTTGCCTCGGTTTTCATTCCCTTCAAGCGGGAGCGCCATCCGATCAGGGTTTCGCTGCCGAACAGCATCGCTCTGCCCAAGCGCCTGGTGCGCATTCCGATTCAAATCAACAACGATGTGTTCGGGCGCGACCTGGGAAGCTTTGCCGCCGGCATCAGGTTCGACCCCGGGATTTTGCAGCCGACCGGCAAGTTCGACACGCGCAATACCATGCTGAACGCAGCCTGGGCGGTCGATCTCAACACAGCACAACCCGGCCTGCTGGAGATGAAGGCCTCGGGGCCGGCTTTGGAGGGCAACGGCGTCTTGCTGCATTTGTTGTTCGAAGTGACGGGCAAACTCGACGAAAGGACGCCGCTGGCCTTCAGTCATTTCGAGTTCAACGGCGGCGCGGAGCCGGTCGAAACCAGTGATGGTTCCTTCACGGTGGGTTCGACTTTCCTGGAGCGCACTGTGACGTTGAACAAACCCAAAGGCTGGAGCTTGACTTCCCTGCCGGTCGAGAGCATCGAACCCTCCTTGCGCGGGCTGTTCCCCAAAGCGCAGGCCGCGTTCAAATTCGTGCCGGGGGAGGGTTACCAGGCCATTGATCAGCTCGAGCCGGCCACGGGTTTCTGGTTGAGTCTCAGTGAGGGCAGCAGCGCAACCGTCACCGGGTTGCCGGTGGCGGAAGCGGGTTATCAGCTCGCCAAAGGCTGGAACTTGATCGGCGGGCTTTATGATCAGGCGGCCAGGCCGCAGACCAAACCCGCCAACGCCATTCAAGCGATGTTCCGTTTCATTCCGCAAACCGGCTATGTGGCCACCACTGAAGTGCTTCCCGGCGAGGCGGTGTGGGTGAGTTGTGCGCAACCCTGCAGCCTGTGGCTCTCGCAGGCAATCAATGCGGCGGCGCCACCGGCGATTGCCGGGGAATTGGCGTGGGAGGCGACCATTACCGCCACCGGGCAGGAGTCGGGTGCGGCGGTGAACGTGAGCAGTGTGGTGATTGGCGCGGGCACGAGCGGCACTGGTACTTTGCCGGCCCCACCAACCGCGCCGCAATTCACCACCAACCTGCAGTTGTGGGAGTTGAATTTCACCGGCGGGCCGTTTGCGAAGGACACGCGCGCGATCAACACGCCGGAATCGAAATGGGTGCTGGAAGTCGATCCGCATGGCAATGTGCCGCCGCCCACACCGCGCAGCACGACGGTGAGCTGGGATGCCGGCAGGCTGGGCGCCGGCACGTGGGAGCTGCGCGACGGTTTCGACGGCACCGGTGCGCTGCGCATTGCCGACATGAAAAGCACCACTTCGTTCGTGGTGACCGGCACCAGCGCGCAGTATTTCACCATCATCTACAAACCGGTGCTTACCGGCGTGCAGGAGGGGCAGGACGAAACCCCGTTGCCTGATCGTTTCGCGCTGCATCAGAACTATCCCAATCCCTTCAATCCCGAGACGGCAATTCGCTATGATTTGCCGCAGGCCTCGGAAGTCAGCATCCGCCTCTACAATGTCACGGGGCAACTGGTGCGCACGCTGGTGAGCGGCCGCTTCCCCGCGGGTGTGCACGTGGTGCGCTGGGACGGCCGTAATGATCATGGTCAGCGCGTTGGGGCCGGGGTGTACTTCTACAGCCTGAAAACCGCGGCTTTTCAGCAACGCAGAAAGATGGTGCTGCTGCCGTGA